In the genome of Epinephelus fuscoguttatus linkage group LG4, E.fuscoguttatus.final_Chr_v1, the window CAATCCCAGTCTTATATATCATTTCATAAGCACAGGCTGTGAACCTGTTAAAACTGTATAAATGCATATATGTGCGCATATTTTACGTAGCCATGTGTGTGCCCGTCTATCTGTATCTTGCTTGCACGgacgtgtttttgtgtgagcatgtgtaATGTGTACATCTCACCCCACTTGGCAGGCCTCTCGCGTAGCAAGTGAGCCAGCATGATCATTGATCATCTGTCACTTGGCAGATAAGAGCCTGAATGGGAACTTGCAAATGGGCCAAAGAGAAGGCACAGGAAATCAAGTGCCATCCAAAACCATTGGGTGTGCAGGATCCACAGGATGCTGCTAGACTGGTGGATAGATTGAAGCACAGAGGACAGCTtacaatttgaaaaaaaaaaaaaaaaaaaagctgggggGCTTTTTATTCCAGTGTGTGTTATTAAACAGCGTCTCGGCCTGTGTGATCTTTGGCAGTGGTGTGGTAGCAGAGGAAGTGCAGGCCTCAGGGGGGCATGCTGGAGTTTTGTGTGGCCTGAGGTCTACCAGGCCTGGACTGGGCTGCATGGGGGGTTAGAGCACACAGAGGTCATCTTTACTTTTGTGTGGGAGGAAAATAACTATTAGGAAGAGGCATATGTCAAGGGTGAGTTGTGGCTTTGTTAGGGAGAGGCTCATCTTTCAGGCTAGAGACCAGAGGATAGGTAAGGTAAGGCAAAGAAGCTGAAATATCCCAGAGAGCATTAGGGTCAACTGccttatttttcctctttttactGAATCCTCGTATTAGTCTCTTTAACTTGCCCTGCCACAAAGTGAAAAATCCTCGAAAACATTTTGGGTTTGCAGAGATTACAGATACTTCACCAGGGACTCTGACATGCTGCCTCCTCCCTGCTGCTTCAAAGAGATCTGATCTTAATCCTCCGTGAGCTTTACTCTCTCTCAGCAGGTTTCTGTTTTATCTGTTCAACTCACTGTCCTTGTTAAGCATGTAACTGACAGCCTGTTGAAAAGCTCCGTACATCTGAATTGATGTGGCAGGGGTCAGttcatttattatttcacaGATCATGTCGAAGCTTTTCATTCAAATGCAGTATCTGATTTTCTTCTCTCTGACTTCTCAATATCTGACTTCAGCTCTGATTGTGTTCTAGCTTGATGTTAAGTAGTCTAGCagtttcactcacacacacacctccttgCACTTCAGGTGTGATCTTGGGAGCTGTATCAGGGATGTTGCTTCGTGTTGCCTCCCCGATCCACCCAGATATTGTCATGGTGATTGCTTTTCCCGGAGACATCCTGATGAGGATGCTGAAGATGTTGATCCTGCCTCTTATCATCTCCAGTTTAATCACAGGTATGGTGTGACTGATCATGTATAGCAAATACCTTATATTGTCACAAGAATATTGAATATGTTAGACGTTGTACTggtacatttgcattttatcttTACGTACTGAAAATAGACTCAAGGAAAAAGCTGTGGTATTGCTGTAATCCCGGTTCTGAAATCATAATCGACAATATTTCATGTAATGCATCATGCCTTGCATCATGCACATGATCAAACATCATTATGCAAGCCCCTAATGGTCTTTGCATCCAGCCTTCATGGCCCGCGGTATTGAGTCAACATTTCCATTCAATAAGTCCAAGTAATTACCAGGTAAACACGATCTTGCTTGTTTTGGCTGCAGGTCTGGCTGGTTTGGATGCCAAATCTAGCGGTCGCCTGGGCACCAGAGCTATGGTCTACTACATGTCCACCACTGTTATTGCTGCTGTCCTGGGAGTCATCCTTGTATTAGTCATCCACCCTGGCAACCCCAAACTGAAGGAGAATCTGGGCGAGGGCGAGAAAAACGATGACGTGTCCAGCTTGGATGCCTTCTTTGATCTGATCAGGAACCTGTTCCCAGAGAACCTGGTGCAGGCTTGTTTCCAACAGGTAATGACAgatgttatttatttctgtatttaactttcatttaaaaaggCAAGTCATTAAGAACAGATTCCGATTTACAGTGATGACAAGAGGATACAAATGCACAGTAAAGTTTGACTGACAGTACAGGTGCTGGTTGCTTAGAAAGTGTATCTGATAGCTGAAAGTCACTATTAGTCTTGGATGGGCATCACTTAATTTCGAATACCATTTGCATTCCAGTATTGATGAGAAGAGAAATTTGCAAGCTTGTAACTCTGGAAATAGGTAGGCTTGTACAGAAAGAGTGTCCTTGGACTCTTAATATTGCTGAGGGTTTATTAACAGAGGAAATTAATCTGCAAAAGCAGATTTGCAAACATGGTTATTGACAGTTGAGTGGCCTTGTGTCATAGGGAACATCATGTCTGACTCCAGAATTGAACATCAAACTCATTACTTGTATCTTTTCCTCCTTCACCTCAGATCCAGACTGTCACAAAGAAGGTAGAGGTGGTTATTGAGGAGGAGGTCAATGCCACTGCCGTGGAGGGCCTGGTGGCTAACATTACCAAGGAGCCTCAGTTCATCATCAAAAAGTCCCTGCAGTTTAAAAGTGGCATGAATGTGCTGGGTATGTAACCAACTGAAAACACTCACGGTATATGTACAGTTAACATGAAACAAGACCgagggcccagacacaccaaacagacatcaaagaactagttgCTGTTGCATTGTGTCAGGTCGCAGccaaaaagtttaatttaaacaCACCAacaagactacagccaatggccatGTGCATTCTGctcctgcgtgagaggaaataatgctccataccagcaggcagcGGTTGTATGTATTCTTCATTAagaagggaaactggaagaccaaaaggatggattcaagacactagttagccagttagcacattaacaacacaacctggtGTTGAAAAAACAGAGCATATTCCTTGTGAGCTAGCAAACAATTACAGATCACTATTCTAAAGAGGTTaatggcaaaaataataatgcaataatAATCTTGCTTAATATTACAAGTTTGTTTAgatctcacaccctcttgacttaagccatttgtttgctttcctcactgccgtttctcttcttgtgcactgagcagaacagccaatcagagtaatTTCACTCCACTGGGTCCGACGCTGAATTAACATGCTCGATCAGTTGAAAAACAGCCAGCAAGGGCCACCCAGTGCCAATAGCGCAGGACACGCCGCagaaaactagggcgacagatgctcactgacagCCAAACACTGACTGCCGACCATGGGCTTGGTGTGTGAGGGCCCTAGGAGCCTACAGGCATGCTAGTGGCTCTTTGAAGTActtaggggccatacacatgccgcatctttaactgcctggaaaatgcGAGGTTGGGTGCTGGGCGCTACTTTCGTGCCTTTTTGGAGCCAGCTTTTAAGAGCGCGGTGGCAGGTTGCGTCTCAGGTGCTAAGCAACATTAACAAGCAccgtatcatagcctatttacctgaaacccTGAGTGTAGAGCTGATCGTCTTCCAGGCACTGTTCATAAGTGCGTGGGCAtattgtccgtgggacagatgaaAAGCTCTGACAGCCCTGCACTAACTTGATCAactttaccacagactgatattaaTGGTAGAaattccttgtcacatgacatgccaCGCAGTTAGTAAGTTAGAACATAGTTTATCTCAGAGCGCAGCTGTCGTGCCCTAAAAAAAGAGGCTTGGGAATGTGTGCGCGCTCCAATGGCATCGCTCTGGCGTTTGAGCGTGTCTGCTGCACGTCTACATTgcaaacaatgaatttgagggcacaaCAAATGCatcatgtgtacggccccttacaGTACTTTGTGGTGCTATGCTGAATGCTCatatcagcatgctaacgtgCTCATAGCgacaacatgctgatgtttagcaggtataatggtTTGCATGTACATCTGtcgttagcatttagcataaTATTATTTGCAAAGTAGCattaaacacaaatgcacagacgctgatgggaatgtcattagctTAGCAGGCATTTGTTCATAAGCCAATGTATACAACACACTGAAATTTTTAACTTCATGATTGTGCTAGATGAAAGTTTCTTACGAGAGGCATGTCTGTATCAAATGTCATGGCAATGCATCCAATTtttattgagatatttcactcaaaataacaaatgtgaacctcatggtggcacagGAAAAGTCAAggtatcaccaaagtcattaggatttatTCTCGGGGCACCATGAATATCTCTACCAAAATTCATGGCAATTTATCTACCACttgttgagatatttaagtTTGTATCACTGTGGTGGACCAACCCACTGACATCGCCATCTACAGGGCCACAATGCTAACATggctaaaaataaaagcaatattTACAGTATTACATTTACAGAATTTTACAGAAGCAAACATCTGAAGGAACCTAATATTTTTGGCTGTAAATGTAAAACGTCTCATCTCCTAATAGTAACCCCCGCATGTGGTAGTCATCTCACCCGTCGACACTGGTATTCAAAGTTTGATACATTTATAATTTTCTGTCACAGGTCTGATTGGTTTCTTTATTGCATTTGGCATCTGCATGGGCAAGATGGGAGAGAAGGCCAAACTCATGATTGAATTCTTCAACATCCTCAATGAGATTGTGATGAAACTTGTCATCTTGATCATGTGGTTAGTATCATTAAAGAATCTCATTGAAACTCATTTAAATACTTTGAGTCGGAAATAACTGTTAATGGCAAGTTATTTCTCAGGTCATTACAGCATTTTAAAACGATTATAGCGATGTGAAACAGAATTTGTGACCGGacaaattttttattttccGTATTTGAAGAAATGACTAAAACTTTCTTTTCATCAGGTACTCTCCCTTTGGTATTGCCTGTCTTATCTGTGGTAAGATCATCTCCATCAAGGACCTGGAGGTGGTGGGGAGGCAGCTGGGCATGTACATGGTGACTGTAATTATTGGCCTCATCATCCACGGAGCCATCTTCCTGCCAAGCATCTACTTTGTTATTGTCAGGAAGAACCCCTTCACCTTCTTCCTGGGCATCTTCCAGGCCTGGATCACCGCCCTGGGGACAGCCTCCAGGTCAGCATCAAAATGAACAGATAGTTGTGTCTTGACATTTATACAGTTGATACAAAGTGTAACATACCTTCTTCTGCCTTTCTCTCCAGTGCTGGTACACTGCCTGTCACCTTCCGTTGTCTGGAGGAGAACTTGGGTATTGACAAAAGAGTCACTCGTTTTGTGCTCCCGGTCGGTGCCACCATCAACATGGATGGAACTGCTCTGTATGAGGCGGTTGCAGCCATCTTCATTGCCCAGATGAACGGCATCTACCTTGACCCTGGTCAGATTGTCACTGTCAGGTCAGGAGACATGATACTTCAAACATATCATATTTTATAGTGTCTTtgcattgatttgattgatttgtgCTGTTTGCAGCTATTTCAAGTAATCATATTACAAGTAAAAAGGACCACTTTAAATCCAAAAAGAGTAGGATCTAAAGGGGAGAAGTAAAAAACAATAACTCCctgagaaacagcagcagatgtggaTCAAAAACCTCTGTCGTTAGTCTGGAGAAGCGTTGTCAGCTACTgtcaaatgttaatgttaaactGTTACGTTAGACATGCCTCAAATTTATGCAATTACAATGTGCTGTAACAACTTCCTTGTGTTTTGGAAGTGGTAGAACTTGTAGGCTAGGTAGAAAatagtagctaaagttagctaatgttagcttgacAGCGGTGCATCCATGAACATAGATGAAATACAAAAGACAGTTATACTCTAGCACAGTTagccaaaaacaagatggcagtcgTGGACCCAACAGCACACAAAACAGTTATAGCCCATTAGACACTTGCACGCTTTTATCAGCTCACCATGTAACATTAGTAACAttcagtgcgtttacatggacagtttaattcccttttcattcggaatgaaagctcattcctattaaaagtgatcttgtaaacacctaatttggAATAAAAATGGCCAATGcaattgaaaattcaatccgatgtaaggggctggaatattccgtttctaattccaaaaaaaaaaatacactcattcgtctttaagttcattccggtctttctgcgcatgctcattTTCTTGCACTTCTGACACGATGAcgtatagcgcgcatagcaacgggctgagagagaagagcagtcggacttgttgccCTTACCGGTTTCCATTTATCAACGCATGGTCATTTATCTGCCTTCTTcaaccttctacctcccttctcctcctcaacagacgaagcattagcagaacaaggttgttgtcatactgctgcttcaagaatataagcaaaacatacccgaaaaaggcactaagaacagcGTCGTCAAGCATCGTGTTATCTGgaacgaggactacagtgttttcttccggtaaacgtaaacatgtaacatccaCCCCGCGCCctgtccaatcagaaaccttccctgcacCAAACCTTGCGtggacctgaataaaggcgattaaactgatctcctgtgtaaaccgtcattcggaatgaatattttccatgtaaaatacctggaaagactttaattctgaatgatttatttcattatgaATGAGAAGCAACATCATCAGGATCTCGTAATTACCTTTTGCTGATAGTGCATtaatgttaacgttagctgattTGTAAAGTAAGTCCACAGAGAAACACTAGGACGGTCAATGTTTTTCAGAATATATATCAGCAAAAGGCCTTATTGTAGTACGACATCAggatctcgtaattacgagatctTATCTTGTAATTACGATTAATGTAATTAAGATCTCGGGCTAATCAGTCAAGTTGTGGGAAAAATCCCTTTTCGTTGTTTTGTGTGGATCACATCCAACAAGGGTTTCAATTTTCGGATGATACCCACAGCCTGCACGTTCATCCAGCCCTTTAATGTAGTCACAATACTGTATTTCCAATTCATGCAATGTATGGATTCATCACTCCTGCCCTCCATGGGGGCATTGTAATAGTCACATTATTGCAAACATACTATTAGCTGATGTTTTTTGCACTGTTAAGAATAAGACTGAGATATCAGTGTTGTGAAATGATCAATATTTCAGTAATCCATGTAAGTATGAAAATAAGCTTCTTAAACACATATAAGTCAGACTGTGGTTTAAGAAAAGATATTCTTAGTCATACCAGTAAGAACTGTAATTCCCACTATTTGAGGAGAGTTTAAATTGAACCCTGAGGATGCACTTCAGCAAACACGGTTAGCTCCTAATAAATGAGGACAAACACAGCCACAGTGTCAAGGCATTTAACAgtgaaccaaaaaaaaccctctgtGGCACAAAGCAGCGACTTCAGAGAAGAAATTTACAGTGGAACAAATAAACCACCAGGAGGAAGCAGCAACGTGTGCCAGCGCCGTGTCTCACGCTAAGCAGGCTAAGCAGACAAACACCAACCAAGCATCTGTAACTAT includes:
- the slc1a2b gene encoding excitatory amino acid transporter 2b isoform X1: MYIALTSTPTEMNANSMPKQVEVRMHESHLEPIEARPQSKCAQVCSKMFKNLLLTLTVLGVILGAVSGMLLRVASPIHPDIVMVIAFPGDILMRMLKMLILPLIISSLITGLAGLDAKSSGRLGTRAMVYYMSTTVIAAVLGVILVLVIHPGNPKLKENLGEGEKNDDVSSLDAFFDLIRNLFPENLVQACFQQIQTVTKKVEVVIEEEVNATAVEGLVANITKEPQFIIKKSLQFKSGMNVLGLIGFFIAFGICMGKMGEKAKLMIEFFNILNEIVMKLVILIMWYSPFGIACLICGKIISIKDLEVVGRQLGMYMVTVIIGLIIHGAIFLPSIYFVIVRKNPFTFFLGIFQAWITALGTASSAGTLPVTFRCLEENLGIDKRVTRFVLPVGATINMDGTALYEAVAAIFIAQMNGIYLDPGQIVTVSLTATLASVGAASIPSAGLVTMLLILTAVGLPTQDISLLVAVDWLLDRFRTSVNVVGDSYGAGIVYHMSKAELEELDAHMAKSDDIEMMTKTQSYYDDMKNHHENNSNQCVLTATAATTATATANNSVVVDECKVTSATNGSAAECTLVEEGPWKHE
- the slc1a2b gene encoding excitatory amino acid transporter 2b isoform X2, encoding MPKQVEVRMHESHLEPIEARPQSKCAQVCSKMFKNLLLTLTVLGVILGAVSGMLLRVASPIHPDIVMVIAFPGDILMRMLKMLILPLIISSLITGLAGLDAKSSGRLGTRAMVYYMSTTVIAAVLGVILVLVIHPGNPKLKENLGEGEKNDDVSSLDAFFDLIRNLFPENLVQACFQQIQTVTKKVEVVIEEEVNATAVEGLVANITKEPQFIIKKSLQFKSGMNVLGLIGFFIAFGICMGKMGEKAKLMIEFFNILNEIVMKLVILIMWYSPFGIACLICGKIISIKDLEVVGRQLGMYMVTVIIGLIIHGAIFLPSIYFVIVRKNPFTFFLGIFQAWITALGTASSAGTLPVTFRCLEENLGIDKRVTRFVLPVGATINMDGTALYEAVAAIFIAQMNGIYLDPGQIVTVSLTATLASVGAASIPSAGLVTMLLILTAVGLPTQDISLLVAVDWLLDRFRTSVNVVGDSYGAGIVYHMSKAELEELDAHMAKSDDIEMMTKTQSYYDDMKNHHENNSNQCVLTATAATTATATANNSVVVDECKVTSATNGSAAECTLVEEGPWKHE
- the slc1a2b gene encoding excitatory amino acid transporter 2b isoform X3, encoding MYIALTSTPTEMNANSMPKQVEVRMHESHLEPIEARPQSKCAQVCSKMFKNLLLTLTVLGVILGAVSGMLLRVASPIHPDIVMVIAFPGDILMRMLKMLILPLIISSLITGLAGLDAKSSGRLGTRAMVYYMSTTVIAAVLGVILVLVIHPGNPKLKENLGEGEKNDDVSSLDAFFDLIRNLFPENLVQACFQQIQTVTKKVEVVIEEEVNATAVEGLVANITKEPQFIIKKSLQFKSGMNVLGLIGFFIAFGICMGKMGEKAKLMIEFFNILNEIVMKLVILIMWYSPFGIACLICGKIISIKDLEVVGRQLGMYMVTVIIGLIIHGAIFLPSIYFVIVRKNPFTFFLGIFQAWITALGTASSAGTLPVTFRCLEENLGIDKRVTRFVLPVGATINMDGTALYEAVAAIFIAQMNGIYLDPGQIVTVSLTATLASVGAASIPSAGLVTMLLILTAVGLPTQDISLLVAVDWLLDRFRTSVNVVGDSYGAGIVYHMSKAELEELDAHMAKSDDIEMMTKTQSYYDDMKNHHENNSNQ